Proteins from one Pseudomonas grandcourensis genomic window:
- a CDS encoding DUF1161 domain-containing protein, whose amino-acid sequence MKRFTLAVICCALATSALAAPKPCEELKAEIEAKIQASGVTSYTLEIVTNDEVHDQNMVVGSCENGTRKIIYQKNDR is encoded by the coding sequence ATGAAACGTTTTACCCTGGCGGTTATCTGTTGCGCACTGGCCACCTCGGCCCTGGCGGCACCGAAACCCTGCGAAGAACTCAAGGCCGAGATCGAAGCCAAGATCCAGGCCAGCGGCGTCACTTCGTACACCCTTGAAATCGTCACCAACGACGAAGTACACGACCAGAACATGGTCGTTGGCTCGTGCGAAAACGGTACCAGGAAAATCATCTACCAGAAGAACGACCGCTGA
- a CDS encoding nucleoside recognition domain-containing protein: MLNGLWLGFFIVAAVSALAQWLIGGNAGIFAAMVESIFAMAKLSVEVMVLLFGTLTLWLGFLRIAEKAGIVEWLAKALGPLFLRLMPEVPPGHPAIGLITLNFAANGLGLDNAATPIGLKAMKALQELNPSATVASNAQILFLVLNASSLTLLPVTIFMYRAQQGAPDPTLVFLPILLATSCSTIVGFLSVAFMQRLRIWDPVVLAYLIPGALALGGFMALLATLSATALAGLSSILGNLTLFGLIMLFLVIGALRKVKVYEAFVEGAKEGFDVAKNLLPYLVAMLCAVGVLRASGALDFGLDGIRHLVEWAGWDTRFVDALPTAMVKPFSGSAARAMLIETMKTSGVDSFPALVAATVQGSTETTFYVLAVYFGAVGIQRARHAVGCALLAELAGVLGAIGVCYWFFG; encoded by the coding sequence ATGCTCAATGGCCTGTGGCTTGGCTTTTTCATCGTGGCAGCCGTATCGGCGCTGGCCCAGTGGCTGATTGGCGGCAACGCCGGGATATTCGCGGCGATGGTGGAAAGCATTTTTGCCATGGCCAAGCTGTCGGTCGAAGTCATGGTGTTGCTGTTCGGCACCCTCACCCTCTGGCTGGGCTTTCTGCGCATTGCCGAGAAAGCCGGCATCGTCGAATGGCTGGCCAAGGCCCTGGGGCCTCTGTTCTTGCGCCTGATGCCGGAAGTCCCGCCGGGTCATCCGGCCATCGGCCTGATCACCCTCAACTTCGCCGCCAATGGCCTGGGGCTGGACAACGCTGCCACGCCGATCGGCCTCAAGGCCATGAAAGCGCTGCAAGAGCTCAATCCCAGCGCGACCGTCGCCAGCAACGCACAGATCCTGTTCCTGGTGCTCAATGCCTCCTCGCTGACCCTGCTGCCGGTGACCATCTTCATGTATCGCGCCCAGCAAGGCGCGCCAGACCCGACGCTGGTGTTCCTGCCGATCCTGCTGGCGACCAGCTGCTCGACCATTGTCGGCTTCCTGTCGGTGGCGTTCATGCAGCGCCTGCGCATCTGGGACCCCGTGGTGCTGGCCTACCTGATCCCCGGCGCCCTCGCCCTCGGTGGCTTCATGGCGTTGCTGGCGACCCTTTCGGCGACTGCGTTGGCCGGCCTGTCATCGATCCTCGGCAACCTGACGCTGTTTGGCCTGATCATGCTGTTCTTGGTGATCGGCGCGCTGCGCAAAGTGAAGGTCTACGAGGCCTTCGTTGAAGGTGCCAAAGAGGGTTTCGACGTCGCCAAGAACCTGCTGCCCTACCTGGTGGCGATGCTCTGCGCGGTAGGCGTACTGCGCGCGTCCGGGGCGCTGGACTTTGGCCTGGATGGCATTCGCCATCTGGTGGAGTGGGCTGGTTGGGACACGCGCTTCGTCGATGCGCTGCCGACGGCGATGGTCAAACCCTTCTCCGGTAGCGCCGCCCGGGCGATGCTGATTGAAACCATGAAGACCTCGGGCGTGGACAGCTTCCCGGCGCTGGTGGCGGCAACGGTTCAGGGCAGTACCGAAACGACGTTCTATGTCCTGGCCGTGTACTTCGGCGCCGTGGGCATCCAGCGTGCACGCCATGCCGTCGGTTGTGCATTGCTGGCCGAGCTTGCCGGGGTGCTGGGTGCGATCGGGGTTTGCTACTGGTTCTTTGGTTGA
- a CDS encoding aminopeptidase translates to MIRPLPSLGLLDRVFRVWFPSLLFLLLNGCTSASYYSQLASGQLQLLRAREPVSSVIADPARDQKLRTHLEQSQKARTFASQQLHLPDNQSYRLYADIGRPYVVWNVFATPEFSLKPVNHCFPIAGCVAYRGYYSQSAARGAAALQRLQGMDVSIGGVEAYSTLGWFNDPIISSMMGWGDERLATLIFHELAHQRVYVKDDTEFNESFATFVEQEGTRQWRAYRQLPPDNNAQARQRDQFTELVLKTRTRLEQLYTLPLPTEQMRQRKAAEFERLRSEYRQLRDSQWAADKRYDAWIYAPMNNARLLPFGLYDQWVPAFAALFHQESGDWLKFYAAVEKLGALPTDERKAALKTLADGADQPKNQ, encoded by the coding sequence GTGATCAGGCCGCTTCCTAGCCTTGGGTTACTTGATCGCGTTTTTCGCGTTTGGTTTCCGAGCCTGTTGTTTTTGTTGCTCAATGGCTGCACCAGCGCCAGTTATTACAGCCAACTGGCCAGCGGCCAATTGCAGTTGCTGCGGGCCAGGGAGCCCGTTTCCAGCGTGATTGCCGACCCGGCGCGCGATCAAAAACTGCGCACACACCTGGAGCAATCGCAAAAGGCCCGAACCTTCGCCAGCCAGCAATTGCACCTGCCGGATAACCAGAGTTACCGCCTGTACGCGGACATTGGGCGTCCCTACGTCGTCTGGAATGTCTTCGCCACGCCGGAATTTTCCCTCAAGCCCGTAAACCACTGCTTCCCCATTGCCGGTTGTGTGGCCTATCGCGGTTACTACAGCCAGAGCGCAGCCCGCGGCGCAGCGGCTTTGCAACGCTTGCAAGGCATGGACGTGTCGATTGGCGGCGTCGAGGCCTATTCGACACTCGGCTGGTTCAACGACCCGATCATCAGTTCGATGATGGGCTGGGGGGATGAGCGACTGGCCACGCTGATCTTTCACGAACTGGCCCATCAACGCGTCTATGTGAAGGACGACACGGAGTTCAACGAATCCTTCGCCACCTTCGTCGAGCAGGAAGGTACTCGCCAATGGCGCGCCTATCGCCAACTGCCACCGGATAACAATGCGCAGGCGCGTCAGCGCGACCAGTTCACCGAGTTGGTGCTCAAGACCCGCACCCGACTGGAACAGCTCTACACCTTGCCGCTGCCAACGGAACAAATGCGCCAGCGCAAGGCCGCCGAGTTCGAGCGCTTGCGCAGCGAATATCGGCAATTGCGCGACAGTCAGTGGGCCGCCGACAAACGCTACGACGCCTGGATCTATGCCCCAATGAACAATGCCCGGTTATTGCCGTTTGGCTTGTACGACCAATGGGTGCCGGCTTTTGCCGCGCTGTTTCATCAGGAGAGTGGCGACTGGCTAAAATTTTACGCCGCCGTGGAAAAGCTTGGTGCCTTGCCGACGGACGAGCGCAAGGCCGCGCTGAAGACTTTGGCTGACGGAGCCGATCAACCAAAGAACCAGTAG